The Rhineura floridana isolate rRhiFlo1 chromosome 17, rRhiFlo1.hap2, whole genome shotgun sequence genomic interval AGCATCTTGGgagctgctgaagaagacaatgTGAAGCTCCTGAAGTTCTGGATGACAGGCCTGAGCAAGACTTACAAGTCTCATCTGATGTCGACGGTTCGCAGCCCAACTTCTTCAGAATCTCGAAACTAGCTTAGAACTCCTCATTTCGGCTTAAGGAAATCCTTGCTTGAACTGTCAACCTGGATGCTCTATCTGTAACAGAGCAGCATAGGTGCCTGGCTGTACCAGGGCAGAGATGCAAGGGGACAGGTATGTTCAGCATTTCAGGTATCTTCAGCAAATGAGAGTTCACTACTATATTATATACGAAAGGCTTTGTGTTCATCACTATGCTGATTTGCAATAGGTTTCGAGCTCCTTAGTCTTCCTCCTGATGGAGATCTCTCTAGATTCTTCAGCAGGAAGACTCTTTCCTCTGAAAATGCACATCCTGTGGCACATTAGTGCCATTAAACAGGGGGCTTAACAACATGCTGAGTACTGAAGGACTTCTGGACTTTCTCCTCTGACATCACGCTAGAGGAGTGGAGTGTTTATTACCTGGTGAGTGAGGATTTATCAACCCCTTTCATAATAGTCCCATGTTGAGGGACATCTGGTGAGCATACGTGCATCCTGAGAATTTGTCTCTCAATTAGTCTACGGATGGGTTAACATTATTTATAAAATGACCTGTTTGAGTTATTCCTGCATTATCCAGCATTGATGCAGctaaaaaacaaaatgaagtGGCTGTTTTGACATCGGAAATAGGCCAGTCTATTTGTATTGGTGAAAAACCTGGAGCAAGGGACGTATGCCAAGACTGGACtgtattcttctgatacatattAGGGCTCAGGCTTTGTCTGGAAAGCAGTAGCTTacacttatttattaatttgcaTTAATAGGCCCTGTATTGTATTTTGGAGGAAGGCAAGGTGATATAAACATGAATTTATATCCATGTTATCCAAAGATGTGTTGATGCCTTGCACTTCTAACAACATTGGACTCTTGTGTACTTATTAACACCTCTTTGTCAGTAGCAAATCAAAAGGAAGCAAAAGTAGAGTTGCTTTACAGCTCTTTTATCTGGCTTTTTATCTGGCATGATCACATTACCAAATCCTGTTCCTAAATTACTACTGTGTACAAGAGCTTGTTTATTCAGTTGTAAAATGAATTTAGGGtataatccagccaaagttaaaacACTTCTAAGTCCCATTCATTCAGTGGGGAAAAACTGTCtctcccattggtttcaatgggacttaaagtaTTAAGTTTGGATGGATTATGCCCTGAGATGTGTTGCAGCCAAGGAATGCTGACAGCCATGGTCAATTCGTAATCTCTGAAGCCGTAAACCCTGCCTAGGAGGAACTTGGTAGCTTTTGCTCCTGTAAGACTTGCACGTGTTATGTCAATGGATTACAGAGGTAAAGAAGCTAATTTCTGGTGAAATGGAATGTGCAGAAATTAGGATAATTTATTTTGATCATAAACATCTGCTAGCCTTTCCTCTGTTATCCCCGTAgagttaattttttatttttaattgcataaGGCGACTGTGGACAGACTTCAATAAATCTCCTTTGCTGGGAACAAAAACACAAAccattaatatattttatttttaattttaacgtggaatagagaaatgaacttttaaaaaacagaatggcGAGCTTAAGTTTGTGATGTCTgagtttaacatttttatttgtgCGTGTGTGGTTAaagattttaaaagttttatattTGTCTGCTGTGGAGGAAGATTCTGCTAAGAAAATTAGCTGTTCCCATGTTGGAGATCcttactgattttttttgttgATTATTGTAATGCATGTGTAAAAACGCAAACCAATAAAAAATGCTGTATTTTCCCTAAGATTGTGAATATTGTGTGCCAACAGTATTGGcaatgcatttctgtgcacacaGTGTACAGACTCATTGTGGGCAACCTCCATTCTGGTTCCTCTGGTTAGCGCTGCGTTCGCAAATGACTGTGTAAACAGCACTTTGAAGGCAATCAAGACTATTGTAATTGGAATGATTATCCCTGATAGCATGTTACTAAAAACATGTCTTCAAAACCTTGCCAAAAGATTTGTACTTTTACAGTTGGTCAATAAATGCTGATCCAGTTGAGCTAGTGGAACAATTGATAATGAAATAGTATACTTATCATATACAAATTGTTGAAAGCTTCATTTCCTTTAGCCGTTTTGGACATACAGGATCACTGCAGATGGAGTACTCTGTGGAACTCAATAAAAAGGACACATAGGAGGTTATCACGTTTTCTTCAGTCCCATAGCAATCCCACAGACTAACCCATGTAGTTCTGAAACTGCATAAACCTTTTCGGAATTCCAtttacaactattaaaaacagGATTCATCCCCAACAATCTTTGAATTGGTTCACTTTGGTTTTGCAGTCCTGATAGCTCATTTGGGATACAATTCTACAGTCATATGCAGCCTTCTCAGTTTTTTCCTCTTTGGCGCATTAAGCAGGGTCAGAATTAAGCAAGATCTGTGCTGGGGCCGCTTCAATGACTTCTTTGGCAGATCTGTAAGGAGCTTCAACTAACATGGGAAGGAAAGCTGAGGGACGCTTTGCATGATCCAGGTCGCAGGAGAAAGTGGGTGTATGAGAAGACCTGAACTACTGCTCGGCGATAATGTGTGGATAGAACTTTCCTTGGTGAGTCTATGGGTGAGCATTTGTAGTCTATGCAGCCCCACACAGGGAAGGTGCATTTCATCTTGCCTCATTTGCCCTTGTAATGTGTATacgttttaaattgtgttttaaatagtttttaaaagatgtgtttttatatttgtttttaatgtttttagttattgtaaaccgcccagagagcttcggctatggggcggtatataaatacaataaatacataaataaatatagagaGAAGATTCTCTGTAGTGCAAGtgtttattactatttatttattgtatttgtaccccCCTCTTCAGCCAAAATGGATTGCAGAGTggcttaaaaaaaggtaaaggtgtccccgcacttgtagtgcaagtcatttccgactcttagggtgacgtcttgcgacgtttactaggcagaccatatatatggggtgggattgccagttcaaTTAAGACAAGACAGTCTCTGCCtggaggcttacaatctaaaaaacatgACCCACAAGGGGGAAGGGGTcagggaaggaaaaggaaaaaagcaaactcaagtACCCATTCTTCtatagttcttataatgaccaactGTTATAGAAACATTTCAGGGGTaggaggtgcctgatggagccagtcttccagcagagctgatggagtgCGTCTTGCTTCCCGTTTCTCTCACTGAGGCGGTGGAATGGCTGCTCACAGATGACCTTCGTTGCTGCCAGGATCTGTTTTCCGTGTGaacattttaaagaaatgggTAATCGGCTGATCCTCATGGGAAAACTGGCGACGAACCACTGGACGGAGGCAGGGAGCGCCGCTAGGTGCTGTGCCCAGCCTCACCTTCTTGTCGTCGGGGATGCTGGGATGTTTACAGCCTTGACAGCGCCCGCATCAGGAGACGGCTTATAAAGCTGGGttactgctgtgaggaagggtgggatataaatcaaataataaagtttATAAACTTTATATTGCCtcttggctgttttccttttccaCTGCAAGGAGGGCAAGAGGAAACTGCTTTTTCTTTGTGTCAATGATTGCGAGGCACTTTATAGCACTTAGGTTGCTTTTTAGGTGCCGACTGTGCCATGTGGATAAAGTTTTTATCTGAGTAAGAGGACCTGGTATGTCTTGATTTGCACTGGTTTTCTCATTCTTAATCTTCTTGGTTTCCTTTCTTTGATTACTGTCACAGACAAGACGAGTTGCGTGCAGTCAACCTTGAATGGTTCCTTTAATAATTTGAATAAACTGTCAGTCTATGATACAGTTTATCATTCAGAACTTCCTTTGGTTTATATAAGTGTGTTCCCTGGGTTACTAGGTATTGCTCCCTTAACTTGGTTTTTTTAGTTCCTTTCTGAGACAAATATGTGTCTTTGGTACAGCCCTGTAGTGGGAGAATGGGGCAAACAGCCCCTGAAACTGGGGAAAttgcctttttaatttgtgacacgaCACacaacaacctccatttaaagaatgatagattGTTTTAAGAACGAGCAGTTTAAGAATAGGGCTCTAAAAATTTTAATGAATAAGGAGGGTGAGTGCACACcagaagcctcatctggaagagcccccccccccacctgcTCAATCAAGACTTTCcctaagggtggatttttcatggttACTTAAattatcctgaaaaaaacagcctgtacagggacatgacccttgaagaggtAAATATTAGCGCTTCATATTATGGGCTAGATTTAGACTGCACCCCACCCCccggactttcctttgctctgcctttgtttcagttttctctgttgttgttaagtgccttcaattcgattacgacttatggcaaccctatgaatcagcgacctccaagagcatctgtcatgaaccaccctgctcagatcttgtaagttcaggtctgtggcttcctttatggaatcaatccacctcttgtttggccttcctctttttctactcccttctgtttttcccagcattattgtcttttctagtgaatcaggtcttctcattatgtgtccaaagtatgatagccttagtttcaacattttagcttcaagtgatagttctggtttaatttgatctaacatccaattatttgtctttttcgcagtccatggtatgcgcaaagctctcctccagcaccacatttcaaatgagttgatttttctcttatctgccatTATCCAGCCATTAATTAAAGGAGCATGTTTGTTACTaggtttattctgcagttattataatgagtagagcaggactgcATGCATATTGCTAAAGTGGGTGCCTGTCTGAAAAGGCCAAAGACTATTCTAGACTCTGTTTCACAACATTTTTCGTGTGAATGGGCTTTATGCTTAACTTTGTTTTACTTCTGTTACCCATTGGTTGTATTACTTCTACCCTAAACTGCCTTGGAaagattttattttcaaaagcgaggttataaatgaataaaattaactgtgttctctctttttttgagTGGGCCCAACTCCTGGGCGCGGTCACAGTTGCCAAGATAACGAGCCGTTAGAAATGATGTGCGCCTGCGCTTTAGTCGGcacgtgattttttttttttttttaagcgtcAGGGCGGGTTCCTTTGTGAATTGGATTGGTGGGAGGCAAGCACGCACTAGTACACGCGCATGCGCTGTGGTGTGCCTAGCGCGGGGAGGTGAAACGCGGCGGTTGAAATTAGAAAAGAGCGCACGAGGTGGCGCGCATGCGCTCCGGGACACGAGAGGGGAAAAAGGCGGTTGAGGGTGCGCGCGCAGGCGCAGCGGCTTCACGCCCTGAGGCGACGATGTGGTGCGGCAGGGCGCAGGTGTTGCTGGCCGTGGGGCTTGGCATGGCCCTCGAAGCCCTGGCCTGCTGGTTGCTGAGGCGGTGGGACCGGCTTTGGGCGTCCCCGGCGGTGCGCGAAGTGCTTTTCTTCCCGTCGCGTGTGACGTGCATCGAGGAGCTGCTGGCGGAGGCGGAGGCGCGGCCCGTGGCCCCGTGCGTGTGCCCGCTGCCCCACGGCGAGAGCGCGCTCGGCCGCCTCCTGGCCCACCTGCTGTCGGCGCGGCGCTCCCTCGAGCTCTGCGTCTTCGCCTTCTCCAGCTCGCAGCTCCGCCGGGCCGTCGTCCTCCTACACCGGCGCGGCGTCCGCGTCAGGGTCGTCACCGACACGGACTACATGGCCCTCAAAGGCTCACAGATCGGGAACCTCCGGCAAGCCGGTAAGAAGCGGGACAGGGCGGGGGAAAGGGTTGAAGGGCCCTTCGTGGAAGCGCGTCGTCGTCTGTTGGTGTCAGTTCAGTAGGAGCAGGATTGATTTCAGCGCCAGGAGGCTTTACTGGGTGCAGTCCTGGTCGCCCCACCCCAAAAAGGACGTTGTAGCGCTGGGGAAGGTTCGCGCAAAGGGCAACCGGTATGGTCAAGGTGATGATGGGGCAGCTGCCCCATGAGGACAGGCCGCTGCATTTGGGAGTCTAGTGCTCTCCCGTATattaggtcccaggctatggtctgaaggcacaggaggccaccacctcgctgaagctgagcaggtctgggtctggtcagctgGGAACCACGTGTTTGCTggcttgggttccatggtgaaaaaagggtggggtatgtaacaagtaaataaataacaatagtgTTGAGAAAAGGGCGAGTCAGAGGCggtatgacagaagtgtataaaatgatgtatggctagaaaaagcggatagagaaaagtttctctTCCTCTcaaataacactagaactcgtgggtatccgatgaagctgaatattggaaggttcaggacagacaaaaggaagtacttcttcacacagagcatagttaaactatggaattcgctcccacaggaggcagtgaaggccaccaacttggatggctttaaaagagagacaaattcagggaggagaaggctgtcactgggttctagccatgatggctgtgctctgccatcgtagtcagaggcagtgtgcttccaaaaaaccagttgctggtatccgcaggaggggagggtggtgTTGCTCGCAGGTCCTGCCTCCCATGagtatcttgttggccactgtgagaaccagatcctggagtagatgggccactggcttgatccgtcaggctcttcttaggtacaTTAATAAAGGGCACAAATGTCCTATGGGAAAAACAATCTCAGATGGACATCGGTTGGATGATAGATTAGTAGTGTCATTGATATAAATGCAGTGCTATAGCCTGAATGAAGCTTGATATTAAAAAGAGGTGGAATTTCAGGTTATTAGCTTTTTTAGTTAGTTTTAGTGACAGTGATGGTgctaataattaatccaatgtaTTATTAGCATAattgtaattaaaatattttattgtaattaaatCATGCAGTTAAAAATGTGCaagaatttttatttaaaaggacAGAGCCACTATATGCTGGGAATCTCAAGGGGTTTTTGGGGGGATGAATATAATCTGGTAATCATTGATTCATATTGGTAATGCAGCTCTTATGATCTGCATGAATTggtatattaataaaatatacatGAAAGGGGGAATCCCGCTTCCTTTCTCTCATTATTAACAGTTGCTGAAAGACAAAAGAAACTGGTGTCCTAGATATTTATAAAATGAGGAATGacaaaaggtgagtaagaagtAATGGAACTGAACGACTGGCAGTAGATTCAGGGCAggctttttcacacagtgcataaaatCATAAGAGTTGGAAAGAATATTGGAGGTTATCAGATCCAAGCCACTGCTCAATGTAGAATGTGCATTGCACAATGCAACTACAGGATTATTCCAGTCTCTTAAAATACCTC includes:
- the PLD6 gene encoding mitochondrial cardiolipin hydrolase; amino-acid sequence: MRSGTREGKKAVEGARAGAAASRPEATMWCGRAQVLLAVGLGMALEALACWLLRRWDRLWASPAVREVLFFPSRVTCIEELLAEAEARPVAPCVCPLPHGESALGRLLAHLLSARRSLELCVFAFSSSQLRRAVVLLHRRGVRVRVVTDTDYMALKGSQIGNLRQAGIQVRHDQDCGYMHHKFAIIDKKMLITGSLNWTTQAIQKNRENVLIVEDTDCVNIFLTEFEKIWEDYNPANYTFFPKEE